The nucleotide sequence tttcattttgtactgCTCTGGGATTCTTGATATATGGTGGAAGGCAAGGACTTTTGTCAGCTCTGAGAAAGCATCCGAGTTTTTcggattttaattttattctgGTTTTAATAAACCAAGTGTTTTTTTTTGACTTGTTTATCACTTTAGGTTGTTTATCATGCTAAGGCACTTCCCCATTGAGTCAAGAGGACGTCAAAAAAAGCTAGAGGAGGTTTGTGCTTATATTTCGTTCATCAGTGGCAGTTTTCAAACGCAATTCTTGCAATTTGTGTTAGGAATCATGGTTCCTAACTTATTTACGTGGCAGGTTGGATGGGTCACAGGCATTTGCTGCACATGTTTCTTGATAAGATGCATTGTGGTAAGTCCTTCTCAATTGCAAAGCACATGTAACCAGAAAAGTCATTAATTTCTAAGGACTTCTTTCGTGATTGTATTCCAGCTCGCAGTTTCTGCATTTGACAAAGATGCAGATGTCGATGTCATTGGTCATCCCATCCTCAACCTTGTTTATTACATGGCAAGTATTAAATCCTGAACTTTCGAATTTTGTATATTGCTGTTACCATGACACGAGTTTCATGTAGTGTCTAGCTACTGTAGTCTTTACTTCACCGGATCATCTAATGGACCTTACCTATATCTGTTTCACACTTTGGAAGGGACTTTCTGGGTGAAAATATTACAATCTATCCCCGTAGGGAAGGACCAAAACCTCGATGGACTACTTGTGTCTTTGACTGCTTCTTATATAAGCGCTTTTATCtgtcataaattattttcacTTCTTTTGGCAGTTGGCGGAGATTGTTCCATCGGCTTTGGTGCTATTCATCCTGCGAAAGCTGCCCCCAAGACGTGTTTCTGATCAATACCAACCCATAAGTTGAAAGCTCTATCTGCCGCTAGCAACCTATTCagggaaagaaagaggaaaaaagtAGGTAGTACTCTTAAGAGGAGAGCCTCGTTCCTGCGCGGTTAGTGCTTCCCTCGGTCGCGTATCACCTTTGTGTGATGATAGGATGTTTTAAGCCAATACTGAAACTGAATTTGTTTGATGATTGTGTCACCTGCTTCAGTTCAATTACATGTATATTCTTTACTTAATATTTCTCTTGTATTTTACTTATTATTTCTCCTGTAGATGCTTTTTTCTAGCAATGGGAACGGTATCTATCAACGCCCTCTACAACACAGCAAGAATTATGCCGGTACTTTCAAACCAACTAGTTCCGTCTCGTAATAAAACTTAACTTTTTCTCATTGATGGGGAAAGAATAAACATATTTTAGACCGCGCCTCACGAAAACTTCATAAGGAATCAGGATAAAATTCCTAAACCGGAACGCGGTGGTTGACAGCATCGTTAGTGAGAGACGTCAACGGAGGCCTTGGGAAGAGTTAATCTTTCTGTTTAACACCCCGCTACCTTGGAAACGGCTCAGCTAGAGGTAGAATCTAAAGACTGAAAGAGCACCACACGTGCGTGGTGTCCAGTAGGCCTCCAGTTaacttttctgtttaacagctCACCCATCCTAGAAACGGCTCAGCTAGAGGTAGGGTCCAAGGactggaagagcaccgcacgaCACGTGGTGTCTAGTGGGCCCCAGTGGCCGTTGAAAATCCGAAGACAATTCTGTCTCTCGCATTCAGTTCAACCTAGAATCTTTGGACGTGCACAATGCCATTAGAATCCAGCAGCCCGATACACATCCAATTCGGTACTAGATTTCAATGGATTGGGGGAATTATTTTTATTTCGACAGTATCCGCTACATGAGTTCATTTGCCAAGCTTAGTCATATGACAATATCcaggttgttgatgcacaaaaccggaggtcttggaacaacgtaaatccgaccgtaaatctgcaagaaatgtaaataacacaagatgtatcgtggttcaccccaacgtttaggctacgtccacactgattattgtatttctctgagatgttgaaaagggagagagagagcttctctgtgaggatgagagctctgagagggtgagggtatggcctaagaattggcctccttaattgtgagggtgaggggtccttttatagaataagggctcctcacttattacatatttgcctctcCATTTATTTCATAATTACATtcgagtcccccgagtatttatacgaggtataaatatggaggccctaagtatggtataaacagtagtcccccaagtcttcagtcaagagtcttttggctggagacttgaaattcagtccatgtgtcgGCTgtagtaactagatgtcgtctagaactgatactcgatatgagacgGTACTCAATCTAAAAttatgctcaactagaagtagcacatgttgcgaggctgctctgcttgtggcttatgttgccttggttggctcggcttgtggcatttgaaggtgagggagtcccttttatagaataagggttcgctcctcaatacaaaaaatgatgggctagagttggtgCTCGCGACGAGGCGGTTGTTTAGCAgtcggcgatgctctctaatgaaggtgagggagtcccttttatagaataagggctcaattctcaatacataagtgatgggtgctttctaatgaaagtgagggagtcccttttttagaataagggtttgctcctcagtacatgaataatgggtgctctctaatgaaagtgaatgagtccattttataaaataagggctcgctcctcaatacataaataatgggctaagtcccctaagtatttttttaTAAGGCCCAatcgaggcccaatatatggtacataatgtagtcccccaagtcttcggtcaatagagtctgttggctggagacttcaaattgaatccatgtatgggccgaaatggcggttgttcggaggcggtatttgtataccctgcactaaagctttgtaggtgaagctttgcaagtgaagctttgaagctggagctctgtaaatgaagcttttgaagctaaagcttttgtaaatgaaggtTTTGAAGTtagagttctgtaaatgaagcttttgaagctggagctctgtaaatgaagcttttgaatctagagcttttgtaaatgaagcttttgaagttagagctctgtgaatgaagcttttgaagttggagcttttgcaAATGAAGccttcgaagctgattgacatgagtgatgctcatgaatgtttatgttgattgacatgagtgatgctcatggatgttgacataagtgatgctcatgaatgtttatgtatgattgatatgagtgatgcttatggatgttgacatgagtgatgctcataaatgtttatgtatgattgatatgagtgatgctcatgaatgtttatgtatgattgacatgagtattgctcatgtataatttatgtatgattcacatgagtagtgctcatgtataattttaaagtactatgcgtacttttgatcacctagtgggtgataatagcgggcttggctcttttgggcatataggcATTCGCCCTCCCCATAACactccagcccattattttaggcttgacgtttttttttttttttaccctctgatggggtttatatagatatctccgaaagatatgaaaaataaattacatcattcaaaaataaggaaagtaaaccacatcattctagtggggtgtttattccttgtttttgctttctgcttttcttgatctccccgCTCATTCTCTGTCCACCTTGTTTTGTAAGATATCTTTTGCTTGCAAACCCACTTGCTTTGGTCGTGCTCATCCATTCTCActtctcttttttcctttttctttttacttttctgttcccactgcttttcttttctccttttttctttttctttttctactttacttttgcttttactttgcagaGTGCATATGGCACTCAAGTTCTCTGTTTCCCCCATGGCTTTCCTGGCCGTCGGTGTCCCAAATCTGGGCCTTCTCCTTGGCCCACTTGAACGGCGCCATTCTTCACGCCAAAGCACAGCGCGGTAATCGTTGCAATTGTAGACAACTATCTTCTCTGACAACGGCCACAATCGTCGTAGGATCGACAGCCACGTGCATCTTTTACACTAGCACCATCTTCCACAACCCGCACCGTAGCACTAGGATTCGACTCTTCGAGTCCTTTTATCAAACTTTTGGTTGTGTTTTATGGCGACGGTGCACTTTAAACAAGCTGAAGAGGGAGGAGAATCTGCTCCTGCACTTGGAAGATCCCGGGATCCTCGCAGCATGAAGCGCGTCCGCTCTTAAGGTGAGACGTAGAAGCAGACGCGTCAGTTGGGGCTGTCAGCTCTAGCGGCATCGGAGACGATGCGGTGGATCTCGGTGCCGGTGAACTGGGATTTTGTTGTCGGGGGTGATGATGTCGGTCTGAGCAATCATGACCTCAGGACCACTGCCAGCCAAGGCACTCATGGTCGACTCATCTGCATTGAAAAGCTTCACCTTCTAAATCCCACTGTCCTTTAGCATCTGAACCATCATCTTCGGCTGCAACTTATGGGTTGCCATCGTTCCCCAATTCACACCAAGACCTTCCACACCACTGCAAACACACAacacagccaccacaaccaaAATCCACTCAACAGAGAAGTGAAGCCACCGTTCCCAATAGCGTTCTCGTTCAGGTCCATCACTTTTTCATGATCCGTCGCCGTCTCAGGCTTCGGTTCCACCAGAAAGGAATTGGGTTTAGCGGGCGCGACGGAGTTGACCTCCTAGGTCAGTGAAGAGGAGGAGGGCGAGCCCGAGGAAGAAGAGCATGATGGGCGAGAACGCTTGGTGTTGTCAAAATCGCAGCGGGGGTAGTGAAGCGGCTCGGTCTGTTGCAACGGAAGGTGGCCCAGGCTGTGCTGGACTCTCGTCGTCATCGACGGTCGCATTAGTGCATCGGCAGAGTCAAAATGGCATCATGAGTGTGGTCGTTTGGAAAAGGGATGGGGGAGTTTAGGCAAAGAGAGGGCGGCAGGAGGTTGTCGGCGACCTGGCCGTAGTTGACGCCAATGAAGGATTGTGAGTCCGTAACTGCAGAGGGGATTCTTGCAATCTTACGCTTCAAGACTCGAAACTTACCCCGTTGCACAAATATTGGGCATGATCTGACGCAAGCAGCAGTAACATGGAAACCTGTCAGGTCATGAGGGCACTTGTTTACACTTATAGTCAACAAATCCAGACCGAATGATGGGATAATCAAGGCTGAAAATGCGTACAAGTTTTCAGATGAAGATGAAAATGAAGGGACTTGTTTCCATAGATTATGAAAATCAACAGATCCAGACTACTGTAGTGTTAGAGTGAGAAGATTTAAACAAGcaacagagagagagatctgCGAAGGTTTCGAGTGTATCTGAGTCTTCCTCTGTCCTTCTCTCTGtgtgtttagagagagaaagagggggagagagagagtatttGGTTTCCTGGGTTTTTTTTACAGATTTttcagattcacggtggatgtgaagaaatgaaagaaccgacatagttttttgtgtcgtttcccacaaacggcgccaaatattgatgcacaaaatcggaggtcttggaacaacgtaaatccgaccgtgaatctgcaagaaatgtaaataacacaagatgtatcgtggttcaccccaacgtttgggctacgttcacacttattattgtatttatctgagatgttaaagaaagagagagagcttctctgTGAGAATGAGAGCTCCAAGAGGGTAAGGgtatggcctaagaattggcctccctaattgtgagggtgagggatccttttatagaataaaggcttctcacttattacatatttacccctccatttattacataattacatttgaatcccccgagtatttatacgatatCTAAATACGGAAggcctaagtatggtataaacacaggttataaataaattagcgATTACGAAGTTTTATTCAACGTCCTAAACAAATTGTAACGAGTATACACTACACATTTCCCTCCACTGGGGTGAAAAACATACATAAAATTACAACTACATTCAAATTCTGTGAGCAGGAGTAAGTTTTGGTTGTCCTCACTACACTCCTGCGTGCTCCTGCAGAACGCGGAATATCGTAAACAATTCCCTAAGTTCATTAAACATATACACAGATGAACCAGGATCTCCAAACCAGTATAAGGATGCCAGTCATGTGTAATGTACAGGTCGCATAACTCAGAGTCGGCTCAATCAAATGCTATAGACATGAAAGTGTCATCATCCAACAACTTGTCAATATCGATTAGATCCTCACCACCCTCGGCCTTTTCTTCTGATCCCTCGACAGCCATACCACTTACCTGCCGATAGTCCATAACATGCAAAACGTGTTATCAAAGTGGATTGGTATTGCTTAACGGTTCCATTAATCGTCTAATAGTAAATGACACAGCGACATCCAATAAACGTATCAACATGTTTTTTTCTATAATGAATTCAGACACAGCaaggtagaaaagaaaaatatctgcaagaatatttaacttaagaaaagaaaactgaACCAAAAACAAACACGTTAATTAGCAGGTCCTTATGATCGACAAGAAATGCAAAACAGCAGCGACAGCGAACCATAGCATAGTATCACTAAACTATATCCAAAAATGTCATCGGGGTTCACCAAGAACACAAGTAAACTAACTAAAGACAAAATGAAGCGCAATTGAAAATTCGGTTCTACAAAAAGTAACTCAAATAATAAGACTATGAAAGCAAAATGCACAAGTTTAGATCCATCAATACCTTTGTTTCACGGAATCCTTCGACAACATTTAGCAGTCTACGGTATTGAGCTCTTCCCTCTGGATACTGAACCATAGACTTTACCCTAGTGAGTGCTTTTTGTAACCTTTCCTCTGtttgttttcttcctttcttaAGAAAGTCATAATCATCCTCGTTTGAGGGCACAGGTTGTGGGCTCGGAATCTTGGCAACTGCATCTGGTCGGAATCCTCGTAAACCAGTCCCCTTACGTCTCCAACGCAAAATAACTTTCTCCAGAATTCCAACTGACCAGGTGATTGCCTTATATTGTTTCCTTACCTGGTGTCCCCTTACATGGGCctttataaaatgaaaaatgggAAATTAGCATTCACAGCCGTGGTAAAATCATTCAGAAAAGTAATACCCAGAAAGATAAAAGAGGGTTTTTCAAAAGTTCGCCTCGAAATTCATTTTACTTAACCGCTGCAAAAGTTAACAGCATGGGAAATGGAGAAAATATACAATTAGGAGCCCACTTGAAATCAAATAGTTAATAAAAGTGGAGAATAAGACCAGGATCCAGTCAAACCCTAAGTGgtcccaaaattaacaagtCTACAACCCTTTCCATCATTTGTACAAGAAAACTAAAAGTACTAACTTTTATATGCGAAACAACCCATGGTCAAAGTACTTTTATAGAGAGCTTTATATGGATCACTTGTGCCACAATaagattgttttttctttttatgatcAAAGTATATAAtgataacaataataataaataataatcagCAGGAAAAAAATTGTAGCGGACCTGGATTTTAACAATTCTCTGGCGAATTATCAggaattcttttcttttcttccaacCACGAAACTTTTTCTGTATCTGAACTGCAGCAGTATGAGCAAACCCTTTGACCGGTCCCACCTTGTGTGATTTGGAAGTTATGAGTGAAATTGCTCTCTCATCTGGCATTCCGAACTCATCAATGTCATGCTCAGTAATTCGTCTCCTCTCAAATGACAGCATCCTAAACATTTGCTGTATACGATCAGCAGCTTGGGTAGCATTAGTTACAGCAGTAAGTGAGTCCTTCAGTGACAGCGCATCGGGCATATCACCGTAACTCACAGGTGTAGCTATCCGTTCTGAAAAAGTTTTGACAACTTTTGTTCCAGATATTTCTGCAGCACTATCTTCCTTTGCATCATTCATTGTAAGGGATTTAAGGAAAGTGGTCAGGGAAGACTCTGCGAGGAAGCCTGAAATTCCTTTGTGACTGTTCACAGATGCCAGGTCTGCTGGTGTTCTACCCAAAGGTACCTCTGGAGACGGGTCGGTCAGTGCTCCAGGATCAGCACCAAGAGAGACAAGGACTGCAACTGTCTGCTCTCTGAATTTGGCATAGGTTcaggaaataaaaaaacaaatgagTAAATGTAAGGTGTTGGAAATTTGCAAGAAATTTATAATGGTAAAAGATAAATGACATATATAGCTTAGAGCTTAAAAAGTGCGGGTTACTATGAAATCACTAGTTAACTAGTGGCACCTACTCCATGTTTCAGAGAAAAAAGTCAATGTCCAATGGCATCCTCATCTCACATATTTTAGATGAGATCAAGCTTTGCAAAAGTTATGGTAAAACAAACTTGGGATGCTTTAATGGGCTCCAAGGGAAGTGTATAAGCCAAGTCCCTTAGTCGACAACATAGGTAGATAAGATTCAACAGAAGCTAGACTAAAATAAAATGGTAAGGGTTCTGATGTCCTTGCCTGCCATAGAATGCAGCCCAATGAAGGGCGGTCCATCCATTAACATCACGAAAATTGATACTAACTCCCGCAGTTACAGTGGGTTTTATGGCCCAATCGTAGGAAAGGGCAGCTGCTAAATGTAGCACACCTTGTCCTTCAGCATCTAATACACTTGGTCCTTTACCATCTTCTATTGCTTTATAAAGTAGCCAAGTGTACAACTTCTCTTTCATCAGCTTTATAAGATGTTCCATCCCTTCATTTTGGAGCAAATAATTCGCTACTGTTGGTTCTGCTGCATGTAAATAATCCTCTTCCTCCTTCAGTGATATGATTTTACTAATTATGTTTCGATTCTCCTTAACACCTCCAAACAGGTGACCTGAAGGGCTGACAGATCTCAGAGACAGTAAACTCTCAAGACGTAAGTGAAGATGCATTTCGTGTGCAGTGTCATTGCATATATCTGTCATATCTAAACCTTTGGTGGAGCCCACTTGATAATCGAACTCTCTTACTTCACTACAAGCTAACCTGTTGGAACAAGTTACATAGAAGGGGACTTGCCCGGCACTGTGAGGTGGAGCAAAACAGAAAAGAACTCCACTGGCTAAAACCTTTGCTGGAACTTCCACCTCCCCAAACATACAAGACCAGCTGTATTTTGTTACCTCCTTTTGACTTACCAAGAATGTTCCAAAAACCAGAATCTGTTTCACATTAAGAAGAATGAGATAACAATGAAAACCATCAGATCTACATTAGACATGTCAACATATTCTGTAGCCCTTTACAAATAAATGGAGACAATAGATCATTTGCTAGTAGCCTTACTCAATTATTGAAATTGAGTTGGAAGACAGATACCAAAGAACAAATATAACAGCAAAACTGATTAAGTGGGAACAGAGGAGAAGCAAAActaaaatatgtaaaaaatctcaagtataaaaGTAATAGAAATTAAATAGTaggtttctttcttttctgctcCGTGAGTGGAACATGTTAGTATTGCAAGAAGTCCTAAGCACGATGTACAATGTGTAACTAAAAGTTAGACTTGATCAGAGTAATCATGCTTATGGAACAATGGCATGTTATAAAATTCATTTTCATCAAGGAAATTATTTTGGTGCAAAAACCATCTCTAAGGATACATCCTAGTGAGCATCTGACTAGATATATTTACGTGGCAGAAACTCAGTCCAATATACAAGTTACTATTTTTCTGccctattttttaatttttttgctttAAGGTGTATGATAATATGGTTCAGAATTTTGTACCTCAATTTCAGAGTCAGTGTATGCCCACTTTGGTGAAAAATCAACTATGCTGAAAAGCTGGTCCTGGGAGATAGAGGGGCTCAACGAGGAATCATCAACTACATCTCCACATTCAGCAGTGATCCATGAAATACCAGATGAGGATTGCATCTGTAGATCATCTACCTCTCCAAGTTCCTTGGAAACCCACCTAGAAAAGCTGTCAACTTTCTTCAAACCCTCTTCTCGATCTAATAATTGCTGTCTCAAAGTGAAAGCATAGTTGATATTCCCATCTTTCGGAACATTATGCTCAGAACTTGATATGATTAAACTTTGAGATTCTGCATTTGTAAGCTGTGCTTGAAGGTTGTCCTGCACAAGCTGCTCATTTCGCTGATTGAGATGAGCACCAACAAGGTCTGGAGCATTGCTCAGATTCGCATCAAGAGTTCTTTGCAAATTCACTGACTGATCCAGGGACCACTCAGGCAACTGCAGTGAATTGTCTCCCAAAGGAAACTGGATCAAGAATGTAACAATTAGAAAATTAACGTAATTCTTATTTCATAATTTGAGAAATCCATGCTGTTTACAAGATACAAAAAGGTGACAAATAAATATATGTAGCAAATCAGAGAATCCATGGTTGAAATCACGCAAACcaaaatatgaaattaaaattgttGGGCAGTCAGTTACCAAGCAGAGATGCTCCTTGTTAATAGACCAGGTTTTTTACCGTATACTTGCATTATTGTTTGGACCTTATAAAATTCAATACCTCAGCTCTTTTGGATGTCTATATATAAAACAATAAGTAGTGATGCAGttcaataaaacataaaaacacaggGCATACACATGGAAGAAGCATTGCACCTCATTTCAGCAATTATCTGTATCAATAAGCCCAAATGATATAAGCTAAGGAGCATGCCAACTacagattaaaaaaaaacacagaatCTATTAAATACCTGCCAATTTGTTTGCAATGGCAGAGAACTCCCAAACTCCTCCTTTAACAGGTTATTCCCAGAAGTTTGTTGTTCAAGGGGAACTCCAGCAGAACTAATTTGGGTGGAAGACATTGATGCATGAGAAGTTCCATCATGTAATCCCATTGTGCATTGTTCCAATATTTCTTCCCAAGATCCCACACCAAGTGTTTTTTGAGAATCAATCACACAAGTAGAGTCATCAGTGAAACAATGTTGATCTTTGTCAAATTCTGGCCTGTATACCCCATGAATTGATGACTGGCCATCATGATTTTCTGATAAGATTGTAAAATCAAATCACCGTGTTACACCACATAAGAGGTTATTGGATGGGATGAATCCATTCAAATAAAGATAAATAAACAGGCAAAATCCCTTCCCCACACcccacgaaaaaaaaaaaaaaaaaaaaagaagaagaagaaagaaagtgcATTACTTAAACTTGAATGCAGTGAGGGATCAATCTCCGCATTGTCCACGAGAGGACCATTCCCCATTTTTGGTGACTCAAAAACTGAGTGAAATAAGGAACTTGCTTGGCGACTATCTCCTGCATCAACTCACATGTTAAATGGAAGATCTTGTGCATATTTAAGAAGTGTGCGAGTTTTGCAGTCAATATGGCATTCATTATATGCATCATTTCCCAAATGAAGACCGTAGATTCTCGACCCAAAATAAGAGAAAAATGACATGTAAAAGATATCCTCTTTAACAAAGTCAGAGAAAAAGAATACCGGAATCAACATCTTCCCATGATGATGTAAGGGTGCTGCTTGGGCTTGCATAATCTGTATATCCTGAAGGTGCTCTGCCATTGCTATTAGAAGGGCTAGAAGTC is from Malus sylvestris chromosome 5, drMalSylv7.2, whole genome shotgun sequence and encodes:
- the LOC126623162 gene encoding calmodulin-binding transcription activator 2-like, with product MSESGSYPQGPRLDFQQLLVEAQHRWLRPAEICEILSNFEKFQISSEPPNKPPSGSLYLFDRKVLRYFRKDGHNWRKKRDGKTVKEAHEKLKVGSVDVLHCYYAHGEDDESFQRRCYWMLEQDLMHIVFVHYLQVKGNRANAGGIRENDEVAADLQKGSPWTSSPSNSNGRAPSGYTDYASPSSTLTSSWEDVDSGDSRQASSLFHSVFESPKMGNGPLVDNAEIDPSLHSSLKNHDGQSSIHGVYRPEFDKDQHCFTDDSTCVIDSQKTLGVGSWEEILEQCTMGLHDGTSHASMSSTQISSAGVPLEQQTSGNNLLKEEFGSSLPLQTNWQFPLGDNSLQLPEWSLDQSVNLQRTLDANLSNAPDLVGAHLNQRNEQLVQDNLQAQLTNAESQSLIISSSEHNVPKDGNINYAFTLRQQLLDREEGLKKVDSFSRWVSKELGEVDDLQMQSSSGISWITAECGDVVDDSSLSPSISQDQLFSIVDFSPKWAYTDSEIEILVFGTFLVSQKEVTKYSWSCMFGEVEVPAKVLASGVLFCFAPPHSAGQVPFYVTCSNRLACSEVREFDYQVGSTKGLDMTDICNDTAHEMHLHLRLESLLSLRSVSPSGHLFGGVKENRNIISKIISLKEEEDYLHAAEPTVANYLLQNEGMEHLIKLMKEKLYTWLLYKAIEDGKGPSVLDAEGQGVLHLAAALSYDWAIKPTVTAGVSINFRDVNGWTALHWAAFYGREQTVAVLVSLGADPGALTDPSPEVPLGRTPADLASVNSHKGISGFLAESSLTTFLKSLTMNDAKEDSAAEISGTKVVKTFSERIATPVSYGDMPDALSLKDSLTAVTNATQAADRIQQMFRMLSFERRRITEHDIDEFGMPDERAISLITSKSHKVGPVKGFAHTAAVQIQKKFRGWKKRKEFLIIRQRIVKIQAHVRGHQVRKQYKAITWSVGILEKVILRWRRKGTGLRGFRPDAVAKIPSPQPVPSNEDDYDFLKKGRKQTEERLQKALTRVKSMVQYPEGRAQYRRLLNVVEGFRETKVSGMAVEGSEEKAEGGEDLIDIDKLLDDDTFMSIAFD